From the genome of Vicia villosa cultivar HV-30 ecotype Madison, WI linkage group LG2, Vvil1.0, whole genome shotgun sequence, one region includes:
- the LOC131650368 gene encoding uncharacterized protein LOC131650368 has translation MKIHIKEQLRKIGYPETTDMKAPSQLVKTKGALKKSKPTLNDNSTTWAPSYCEHVDKLFPDSPTPKSQKSQTNSNKGARISKPPPTSIPPKIPIVEEMPIPPKISFIEEMLVFMYKYIERIINIVGDGNCGYLAVSGLLGNGEDSHTLACHQLIQELKIHKDSYMRLYGEESKFEAVNEALVPWLGAYAPVSKWMRFLEI, from the coding sequence ATGAAAATCCACATCAAAGAACAATTGCGGAAGATTGGATATCCCGAAACAACTGACATGAAAGCGCCTTCTCAACTGGTTAAGACAAAGGGTGCTCTGAAGAAATCGAAGCCTACATTAAATGACAACTCGACCACATGGGCTCCTTCGTATTGTGAGCACGTCGATAAACTTTTTCCCGACTCACCGACTCCTAAATCTCAAAAAtctcaaacaaattcaaacaaaGGAGCTCGCATAAGCAAACCGCCTCCAACATCTATTCCACCAAAAATTCCAATCGTCGAAGAGATGCCTATTCCACCGAAAATTTCGTTCATTGAAGAGATGCTGGTTTTTATGTACAAATATATCGAACGCATCATCAATATTGTGGGGGACGGTAATTGCGGTTACCTGGCCGTCTCGGGGTTGCTTGGTAATGGAGAGGATAGCCATACTCTTGCCTGTCATCAACTTatccaagagttgaagatacataaAGACTCGTACATGCGGTTATATGGAGAGGAATCTAAATTTGAAGCGGTTAACGAAGCTCTTGTTCCTTGGTTGGGCGCTTACGCACCGGTGTCAAAATGGATGAGATTCCTGGAAATATGA